In Thermococcus sp. 21S7, the genomic window AACTTTGGTGCATATTGTTGAACTGGGAGATGAGGGAAGAACACTCTATTCGAGGATAGTTGTCCCCACGATGTTCAATATCCCCGTCATGGAAGAATCCGTAAAGGGGTTAAGTGTTGAAGCTGCTGAGACCGTTGTGAGGCTTTATGACCCCTGCATTCCGTGTACAACACACGTTGCCAGGCTGAGGCGGTGAGACCATGGAAAAGATTAATGTTCTCCACAGGGATTTTGGTGGATGTGCCGGATGCAGCGTGAGCATCGTGCGCGCATACCCTGAAATCAGGGATATCGTTGAACTGGACACTCCGTATATGGTGGACAGGTACCCCCAATCGGACGGCTACAACGTTGCTGTCATCACAGGAGGAGTGTGCGTGAACGAAAGGGGAATACTGGATAAACTCAAATATATCAGGGAAATCTCCGATGTTGTCGTTGCCTACGGTTCGTGTGCCGCATTCGGCGGAATCCTGCGCTTCTGTCGCGGTGGCCAAGACCCCCGGCCGGACCACAGGAGCTTTCAGCCAATAAACAGCATTATAAAGGTTGATTACTCCATTCCGGGCTGTCCTCCAGCGCCGCTGATGCTCCAGTCATTTTTCAGATTTTATCTCAACGAGGACGAACGAAGACTGGAGCTTTTCAGAATCTGCGGAAGTATAAAGAAACTAAGCGGTTTTGACCTTTTGGATGATGTGGTACTTACCGGCCTCTGCATCGGCTGCGGGGCATGCGAACTATCCTGTCCCACCCATGCCCTCAAGCTGGTAGATAAACGGCCAAATCTTGTCCAGGAGAGGTGCATACGTTGCGGGACGTGCTATATTCGATGTCCCCGGGCCACTCAGATTTTAACACTTGGGGGTGGTTCTGATGATCAACGTTACTGACTCCTTCGTGGGGCACGTACTCAACATTTACCTCGCCAGGGCCACTGATAGGGAAGTCCTCAACACAAAAGTGGCAAGCGGCGGTGCCGTGACCGCCATTCTGAACTACGCCCTTGACGAGGGCATTATAGACGGTGTTGTTACTGCAAAGAGAACCAACGGACTTGAGGGTAAAGCCGTGGTTGCAAGAAGCCGGAAAGAACTCCTGGCAACGGTGGGCAATAAATGGAGCATTGTACCCTTTGCATCCCGGATAAAGACAAAAATAGAGGAGAATAACCTCAA contains:
- a CDS encoding 4Fe-4S binding protein; amino-acid sequence: MEKINVLHRDFGGCAGCSVSIVRAYPEIRDIVELDTPYMVDRYPQSDGYNVAVITGGVCVNERGILDKLKYIREISDVVVAYGSCAAFGGILRFCRGGQDPRPDHRSFQPINSIIKVDYSIPGCPPAPLMLQSFFRFYLNEDERRLELFRICGSIKKLSGFDLLDDVVLTGLCIGCGACELSCPTHALKLVDKRPNLVQERCIRCGTCYIRCPRATQILTLGGGSDDQRY